The Kocuria sp. TGY1127_2 genome includes a window with the following:
- the menD gene encoding 2-succinyl-5-enolpyruvyl-6-hydroxy-3-cyclohexene-1-carboxylic-acid synthase yields MTSSDSQPDAFFTAVSVLDSLFRSGMRQVVLAPGSRSAPLAYALAAASEAGIVEVHVRIDERSAAFTGLGLAKATGRPVGVVTTSGTAVGELLPAVMEANHSEVPLAVLSADRPPRLRDTGANQTTWQPGLYGTHVRAWADLTSYPEPEPGEQTVAFTDCLAALTGRDPESWEDASPRPLGPAHINVAFDAPLAPDARMRETLRAWASSLADVRTPVAPRLVDRTVLDVLAEDAADGAREGPTQRTVVVAGDGAGPIARRFAETVGAPLLAEPSSGARGGPNALGTYQLLLDGKLGKLIERVVLFGRPTLSRSVDSLLHRQDIESIIYLPRPVAWARPDRRPERPVQTLEDARNFAGRCAASWLEQWRSEDRRLDRSLNGLFSQAEARNGVLNGPGVARLVREATDKDGITLVCGSSNLIRDLDLAPIDETVDREAAVYANRGLAGIDGTVATASGIALAEQGPVRLLLGDLTLLHDSGSLLIGPGETVPDLQIIVFNDAGGGIFSTLEHGNVARDEGWSGAVERFFGTPQMADLERLAAVHHHHYVRADDAEALRCALSSPIRGITLIEVRGTREGLADERVLWKERV; encoded by the coding sequence ATGACTTCTTCAGACTCCCAGCCGGACGCGTTTTTTACCGCGGTTTCCGTGCTGGACTCTCTTTTTCGGTCCGGTATGCGGCAGGTAGTTCTGGCTCCCGGGTCCCGGTCTGCACCCCTGGCGTATGCCCTCGCTGCCGCCTCGGAGGCCGGGATTGTTGAGGTTCATGTCCGAATCGATGAGAGGTCTGCCGCGTTTACGGGGCTCGGTCTGGCCAAAGCCACGGGACGGCCGGTCGGCGTCGTGACGACCTCGGGTACCGCGGTCGGCGAATTGTTGCCGGCCGTGATGGAAGCAAACCATTCCGAAGTCCCTCTTGCGGTTCTTTCCGCGGATCGCCCGCCGCGGCTACGCGATACCGGTGCCAACCAGACCACGTGGCAACCGGGTCTCTACGGCACTCACGTGCGCGCCTGGGCCGACCTCACGTCCTACCCAGAACCGGAGCCGGGGGAGCAGACGGTTGCATTCACCGATTGCCTCGCCGCGCTGACCGGGCGCGACCCCGAATCCTGGGAGGATGCGTCGCCTAGGCCGCTCGGGCCGGCGCACATCAACGTCGCCTTCGATGCTCCGTTGGCTCCGGACGCGAGGATGCGCGAAACCTTGCGTGCGTGGGCTTCGTCATTGGCAGATGTGCGCACCCCGGTGGCACCCCGGCTCGTTGACCGCACGGTCCTCGACGTCCTCGCCGAGGATGCAGCGGATGGGGCACGGGAAGGGCCCACCCAGCGCACAGTAGTGGTCGCAGGAGACGGAGCCGGCCCCATTGCCAGGCGTTTTGCGGAAACTGTGGGAGCCCCGTTGCTGGCAGAACCCTCCTCGGGCGCCCGGGGCGGTCCGAATGCTCTGGGCACATACCAATTGCTCCTTGACGGAAAACTCGGGAAACTCATTGAGCGTGTGGTCCTCTTCGGGCGCCCGACCTTGTCCCGGTCTGTGGACAGTCTTCTCCATCGCCAGGACATCGAGTCGATCATTTATCTGCCTCGTCCCGTGGCGTGGGCCCGCCCCGATCGGCGTCCAGAACGTCCTGTACAGACCCTCGAGGACGCCCGGAATTTCGCGGGTCGATGCGCTGCCTCCTGGCTCGAACAGTGGAGAAGTGAAGATCGTCGCCTCGACCGGTCCCTCAACGGTCTCTTCTCACAGGCCGAAGCCCGCAACGGCGTTCTCAACGGGCCTGGCGTTGCTCGATTGGTGAGGGAAGCGACCGACAAGGACGGGATAACCCTCGTCTGCGGGTCATCCAACCTCATCCGTGATCTCGACCTTGCCCCCATCGACGAGACTGTGGACCGTGAAGCGGCAGTCTACGCGAACCGCGGGCTTGCCGGCATCGACGGCACAGTGGCAACGGCAAGCGGCATCGCGCTGGCCGAGCAAGGACCGGTCCGCCTCCTCCTGGGAGACCTGACGCTCCTTCACGATTCCGGATCGTTGCTCATCGGGCCGGGGGAAACCGTGCCCGACCTACAGATCATTGTGTTCAACGACGCGGGCGGCGGGATCTTTTCGACCCTCGAGCACGGCAACGTGGCCCGGGATGAGGGGTGGTCGGGGGCCGTGGAACGTTTCTTCGGGACACCGCAGATGGCGGACCTGGAACGCCTTGCTGCCGTGCATCATCACCATTATGTCCGCGCGGACGACGCCGAAGCGCTGAGGTGCGCGCTGTCTTCTCCGATTCGCGGTATCACCCTGATCGAGGTCCGGGGTACACGGGAGGGACTTGCCGACGAGCGCGTCCTCTGGAAGGAGCGCGTCTGA
- a CDS encoding TetR/AcrR family transcriptional regulator, whose translation MSTSTLPTGDRRHARREATRKAILDAAETIVLEDGFEALKSRTLAERAGISERSLFNHFPNLHDVILARVSSYLVRLLDEPSIPARLSAHEIPEALDRKFRESFDRPGADELFARFLALSMRLSPDMLDMLGQHILRTLASVAEQLMEALAENYPSLDFEQGVKIQMYVFNLTTGIAFGLLHGVNRLGILDASRSGPCSTGKARVTQTIQGAEAIDLLTLEVLREDLNWAFAQVANGRPRI comes from the coding sequence ATGAGTACTTCGACCCTGCCGACCGGTGACCGCCGCCATGCTCGGCGTGAGGCCACTCGCAAGGCGATTCTCGATGCCGCGGAGACCATCGTGCTCGAGGATGGGTTCGAGGCGCTCAAATCACGGACGCTGGCCGAGCGGGCTGGGATCTCCGAAAGGTCCCTCTTCAACCATTTCCCCAACCTTCACGATGTCATTCTGGCCAGAGTCAGCTCGTACCTCGTCCGGCTCCTGGACGAACCGAGCATTCCTGCGAGGTTGTCCGCGCACGAAATTCCCGAGGCGCTGGATCGGAAGTTCCGCGAGAGCTTCGATCGCCCCGGTGCCGACGAACTATTCGCAAGATTCTTGGCGCTGAGCATGCGACTAAGCCCGGACATGCTCGACATGTTGGGCCAACACATCCTGCGGACTCTGGCCAGCGTCGCCGAACAGCTCATGGAAGCCCTCGCCGAGAACTACCCCTCCCTGGATTTCGAACAGGGCGTCAAAATCCAGATGTATGTCTTCAACCTGACCACGGGCATAGCCTTCGGTCTCCTCCACGGCGTCAACCGGTTGGGCATCCTGGATGCCAGCCGATCCGGGCCGTGCTCAACGGGCAAGGCCCGTGTCACTCAAACCATTCAGGGAGCCGAGGCAATCGATCTGCTCACCCTGGAAGTCCTGCGCGAAGACCTCAACTGGGCCTTCGCGCAGGTGGCCAATGGCCGCCCTCGCATCTGA
- a CDS encoding iron ABC transporter permease, giving the protein MNPSLARITPRRQVLLAFGLAAVLLVSVLLAISWGAASIPLDRTTAHLWAAVTGGTIDSADVTDYTVVIDIRTPRAIMAAVVGAGLSALGIAAQSMVRNPLADPFILGISSGASVGASAVVSWGLLSGLGVYALSSAAFAGALAASFLVYGLSRSSGGIAPVRLILTGVVLSFGFQALMSAIVFFDAKGDAARTVMFWMLGSLGGATWSQLPLAGVVTCGCIVYLWHRAPDLDALSMGDGSSASLGVDPEALRRRLFFLTVLGTATLVSVAGTIGFVGLVIPHLTRIVLGPAHRTAVVLAPLFGAVFMVWVDLISRIAVPPRELPLGVVTALIGVPVFIILIRRRGYVFGGSR; this is encoded by the coding sequence ATGAATCCTTCACTCGCCAGAATCACTCCACGACGCCAAGTGCTGCTGGCCTTCGGGCTGGCGGCCGTGCTCCTCGTATCGGTACTGCTCGCCATCTCGTGGGGCGCCGCCTCGATACCCTTGGACCGTACGACGGCCCACTTGTGGGCGGCCGTCACCGGCGGGACCATCGACTCCGCCGACGTAACTGATTACACGGTCGTCATCGACATTCGCACGCCGAGGGCAATCATGGCAGCGGTCGTCGGTGCAGGACTGAGCGCTCTGGGGATTGCCGCACAGTCCATGGTGCGCAATCCGCTCGCGGATCCCTTTATTCTGGGCATCTCTTCCGGTGCCTCGGTCGGTGCCAGCGCCGTGGTGTCCTGGGGACTACTTTCGGGGCTCGGGGTGTACGCGCTGTCCTCGGCGGCATTTGCCGGCGCATTGGCAGCATCGTTCCTTGTCTACGGGCTGTCGAGATCGTCGGGAGGTATTGCACCTGTACGGCTGATCCTGACCGGCGTCGTTCTGTCTTTCGGATTCCAGGCCCTGATGTCCGCGATCGTCTTCTTCGATGCCAAGGGCGACGCCGCCCGAACAGTGATGTTCTGGATGCTCGGTTCTTTGGGCGGGGCAACGTGGAGTCAGCTTCCGCTGGCCGGGGTCGTCACATGCGGGTGCATTGTCTACCTTTGGCACCGCGCCCCTGATTTGGATGCCCTGTCCATGGGCGACGGCTCGTCCGCGAGCCTCGGCGTCGATCCGGAGGCACTCAGGCGTCGGCTCTTCTTCCTGACCGTTCTCGGAACGGCGACCTTGGTCTCGGTCGCCGGAACCATAGGCTTCGTCGGATTGGTCATCCCTCACCTGACACGGATCGTGCTCGGTCCCGCGCACCGGACCGCTGTGGTCCTGGCGCCCTTGTTCGGGGCCGTGTTCATGGTCTGGGTCGATCTGATCAGCCGCATCGCCGTGCCTCCGCGTGAGCTCCCCCTCGGCGTGGTCACGGCGCTCATCGGCGTGCCGGTATTCATCATTCTCATTCGCCGTCGAGGTTACGTCTTTGGAGGATCGCGATGA
- a CDS encoding MMPL family transporter: protein MAKLLYRIGGFAARKAWVIISLWIVILLALGGSYAAFKGDLSSNVTIPGTKSQQLQDELSDKFDLNANAGSGQAVVKTADGSAISDEQKQTLASALQKVGKVDGVESTTNPFDEQKQIDQGKAQLQQAAPQIEDGQKKLDDGQKQIDEARSKLKSSNAPSDAYKEIDDKQKELDAQKSQFEQKKTEFDQNKAKIDMSSQYSSVSDNESAALASISFKDEINSVSPDTLSEVRSDLADAVLKGLDVQFDQNLEGQPDMKPTAEIIGVIVAFIILLIMMGTFIAAGLPILMALVGVGAAMLGTFSLSGVVEMNSTTPALGSMLGLAVGIDYSLFIINRHRNNLVRGMGIKDSVALATGTSGNAVVFAGTTVIIALLALNVVGIPFLSVMGNVAAASVLLAVVVAVTLTPAMLGLIGRRIITKKRWQTIQRRARLRENAQSENLVGDGQLQDRAHKAHLEHESSPHGWLKFVTKRPIVTAIVSALVLIIIAIPMTQIRLGLPDATSSSPDSGAYKSYKTIEEQFGAGRNSTMVAAAQLPEGTTEDQAKQLQIDVGQDLQKQDDVETVVPAAISKDNSMVMYQIVPKDGPSDVSTNDLVNDLRDLKVHTDDGDVTFGVAGQTAMNIDISEKLFKVLPIYLAIVLGLSLLVLILVFRSILVPLTATLGFLFSLLASFGATVAVFQWGWLGSLFGVTDPGPILSFLPILAVGILFGLAMDYQVFLVSSMREAYSHGRGGKKSVIIGFNHSAKVVLAAALIMAGVFLGFVFSGEAMIASIGFSLAAGVLFDAFVVRMTLIPALMYLMGSKAWWLPRWVDKILPDVDVEGASLERKD, encoded by the coding sequence ATGGCAAAACTCCTATACCGTATCGGCGGATTCGCCGCGCGCAAGGCATGGGTGATCATCAGTCTGTGGATTGTGATCCTCCTGGCTTTGGGCGGGTCATACGCCGCGTTCAAAGGGGATCTGAGCTCCAACGTCACGATCCCTGGCACCAAGTCCCAACAGCTCCAAGACGAGCTGAGTGACAAATTCGACCTCAATGCGAACGCCGGTTCGGGCCAGGCAGTCGTCAAGACCGCAGACGGCTCCGCGATTTCCGACGAGCAGAAGCAAACCCTCGCCAGCGCTCTCCAGAAGGTCGGGAAGGTCGACGGCGTCGAGTCGACGACCAACCCGTTCGACGAGCAGAAGCAGATCGACCAGGGCAAGGCTCAGCTCCAACAAGCCGCCCCGCAGATCGAAGACGGCCAGAAGAAACTCGACGACGGTCAAAAGCAGATCGACGAAGCTCGCTCGAAGCTCAAATCTTCCAACGCGCCGTCAGATGCCTATAAGGAGATTGACGACAAGCAGAAGGAACTGGACGCACAGAAGTCACAATTCGAGCAGAAGAAGACCGAGTTCGACCAGAACAAGGCCAAAATCGACATGTCGAGCCAGTACTCCTCCGTCTCGGACAACGAGTCGGCGGCCCTGGCCAGCATCAGCTTCAAGGATGAGATCAACTCGGTCTCTCCAGACACGCTTTCCGAGGTGCGTTCGGACCTTGCCGACGCCGTTCTCAAGGGCCTCGACGTCCAATTCGATCAAAATCTCGAGGGCCAGCCCGATATGAAGCCCACCGCCGAAATCATCGGCGTCATCGTGGCCTTCATCATCCTGCTCATCATGATGGGCACATTCATCGCCGCCGGACTTCCGATTCTCATGGCCCTCGTCGGCGTGGGCGCGGCCATGCTCGGCACGTTCTCGCTATCGGGCGTCGTCGAAATGAACTCCACGACGCCGGCCCTCGGATCGATGCTGGGTCTCGCGGTCGGCATCGACTACTCACTGTTCATCATCAACAGACACCGCAACAACCTGGTGCGAGGCATGGGCATCAAGGACTCGGTTGCGCTGGCGACGGGCACCAGCGGCAACGCGGTGGTCTTCGCCGGCACCACAGTCATCATCGCCTTGCTCGCGCTCAACGTGGTAGGGATTCCGTTCCTGTCCGTGATGGGCAATGTCGCCGCGGCGTCGGTCCTGTTGGCCGTCGTGGTGGCCGTGACTCTGACGCCGGCCATGCTCGGGCTCATCGGCCGAAGGATCATTACCAAGAAGCGGTGGCAGACGATACAGCGACGTGCACGGCTCAGGGAGAATGCCCAGAGCGAGAACCTGGTCGGTGACGGGCAACTTCAGGACCGTGCCCATAAGGCGCATCTGGAACACGAGTCCTCGCCGCACGGGTGGCTGAAATTCGTCACCAAGCGTCCCATCGTCACCGCCATCGTCTCCGCCCTGGTGCTGATCATCATCGCCATCCCGATGACTCAGATCCGACTGGGACTGCCCGATGCCACGAGCTCCAGCCCTGATTCCGGCGCCTACAAGAGTTACAAGACCATCGAGGAGCAGTTCGGTGCGGGCCGGAACAGCACCATGGTCGCGGCCGCTCAGCTTCCGGAGGGAACCACCGAGGATCAGGCCAAGCAATTGCAGATCGACGTCGGACAGGATCTGCAGAAGCAGGACGATGTGGAGACCGTGGTGCCCGCCGCAATCTCCAAGGACAACAGCATGGTCATGTACCAGATCGTTCCGAAGGACGGACCCAGCGACGTCTCGACCAATGATTTGGTAAACGACCTGCGTGACCTCAAGGTCCACACCGACGACGGAGACGTGACCTTCGGCGTGGCGGGGCAGACAGCGATGAACATCGACATCTCCGAGAAGCTGTTCAAGGTGCTGCCCATTTACCTGGCCATCGTCTTGGGCCTCTCGCTTCTCGTGCTGATCCTGGTCTTCCGTTCAATCCTCGTACCGCTGACGGCGACCCTAGGGTTCCTGTTCTCGCTCTTGGCTTCGTTCGGCGCGACGGTCGCGGTGTTCCAGTGGGGCTGGCTCGGATCCCTGTTCGGGGTCACCGACCCCGGCCCGATCCTCAGTTTCCTGCCGATTCTTGCGGTTGGCATCCTGTTCGGACTCGCCATGGATTACCAAGTCTTCCTGGTCTCGTCGATGCGCGAGGCGTACAGCCACGGGCGCGGAGGCAAGAAGTCGGTCATCATCGGCTTCAACCACAGCGCCAAGGTCGTCCTGGCAGCCGCACTGATCATGGCCGGGGTCTTCCTCGGCTTCGTCTTCAGCGGCGAAGCCATGATCGCCTCGATCGGCTTCTCACTGGCAGCGGGTGTGCTATTCGACGCTTTCGTGGTTCGCATGACGCTCATCCCCGCGCTCATGTACCTCATGGGCTCGAAGGCGTGGTGGTTGCCGCGTTGGGTCGACAAGATCCTGCCGGACGTCGACGTCGAGGGCGCTTCACTGGAGCGCAAGGACTAG